In Peptostreptococcaceae bacterium, the genomic window GTAAATCCCACATAGTCCGCCTCTATCTCCGTCACCCTTCTCGATGGTTTATCAAGAAGCACGCAGGATGCAAGGCTCTTGGGATTCTTTCCGGCCAAGTGCTTCATTATGAAATCTAGAGTCACTCCCGAATCCGCTATGTCATCCACCACTAGAACATCGTAATCGGACAAATCGGCTTCAATGTCCTGCACTATTTTCACTTTGCCTGAATTTACCGTCGCATGCCCATAGCTCGAGGTTGTCATGAATTCTACCCTAATAGGCAAATCTATTTCCCTTACCAAATCTGCGGTAAAAACAAAGCTTCCTTTCAAAAGCGAAACTGTAATAAGCTTCTTGCCTTCGTAGTCGGAACGAATTTGTAATCCCATTTCTTTCACTCTTTTTTGTATTTCCTCGCGAGTGAACAACACTTCTTTTCTTTTGGATTCAACGTCCATTAAATACCTCCATATTGACAAAGCTCTTTCTTTTGCTGTCAATAACTATTCTAAAGCAGGGTCAAACCTTTGTCAATCAGAGGCATACATGTACATGCTGCAGATCCATTTCAACCATGCGCTTCAATATTACCTTGTCGGTTATGACCATTCCGTCGGCTGCCAGCTTACCCATGCTCTTGATGGATTCCTCTACGTTCTTGCCAACAAGTCCGTTGTATGCTGGAACGATGATTCCATCCATTGACATGTTTGCAAAGTAAACTGCACTTGATGATGCAGTCACAAGCTTGAGCGCACAGCCAAGCTTTGCTCCGTCGCATACCATTCCCGAAATGCTCGCTATCATGTTGCTTATTGCACCCTCTATTTGCTCTTGGGTTCCACCCATTATCCATACAAGCGCGCCGCTGACAGCCGTTCCCGCAGCAACACCACATCCGCAAAGCGCCGAAAGACGTCCTGTATATTTTTTTATGTAGCTTGTAATCATATGGCTGATTGCCAATGCCTTGCAAAGCTTCTCGTCCGATACCTCATTGAGCGAAGCATAAGCCGCAAGAGGAAGAGTGGCTGTTAAACCATGGTTTCCGCTTCCGCTGCTACTCATTACCGGCATGCTTATTCCTGACATTCTGGCATCTGTTCCGGATGCCGTATATATCATAGCCCTATTTAAGAGATCGTCAGAAAGTTCTCCGTTTTCGAGTTTCTTTTTATATTT contains:
- the hpt gene encoding hypoxanthine phosphoribosyltransferase — protein: MDVESKRKEVLFTREEIQKRVKEMGLQIRSDYEGKKLITVSLLKGSFVFTADLVREIDLPIRVEFMTTSSYGHATVNSGKVKIVQDIEADLSDYDVLVVDDIADSGVTLDFIMKHLAGKNPKSLASCVLLDKPSRRVTEIEADYVGFTIPDKFIVGYGLNYGHYYRNVPYIFAFVD